One Vanessa atalanta chromosome 20, ilVanAtal1.2, whole genome shotgun sequence genomic window carries:
- the LOC125071784 gene encoding CCR4-NOT transcription complex subunit 10 isoform X1 has translation MANSKDEPAFLAHQCYLKKDYAGAMQHLNELETIVGNNSSLLKRVQHNKAVVEFAISDMKNIDTFKKSITQFTGLNFSEVDIKDTSMPCLLYNYAVVLYHSRYYYQCTVVLEKLLTSKNINDTKLHHRIILLLLEATLCRRTYEKTLEIAKNHGEPLKSNNEVSDLYERLVCRAQLYLGQKVNLKPDSIENIFIIAQQKFVSGDTIDSANTLGQYKAMKFNYDLKTQGEDIWAAINNNLGVIYLSIKKPFLATKYFQHAVKEHFRAMESEDSEMLIACKDRPLYVYNLGLALLAANNSEGAFECLVEAARHYPNNPRIWLRLAECCVRKCCNEEAQQFTVKKLGSGPHTRILLSKENKEKYSTSGESFAIPSLSLEFAALCLRNAISLLPDQETVSDTSTASIQAPPGPPINWKQRCDLKNSILVLQSYIFLHLQDPLSALMSANELLNQSDATTCQKAWAHIYAAEALINLDKITDAVDHLHPPMIHDLVSVLPSQMRDMIAVSVWAKAAVCHILRGDLITARKILLQINSPRVLPLQMYLEICTGNIENCHTILRKIRISNTS, from the coding sequence ATGGCAAACTCCAAAGACGAGCCAGCTTTCCTTGCTCATCagtgttatttgaaaaaagactACGCAGGTGCAATGCAACATTTAAATGAATTGGAAACTATTGTCGGCAACAACAGCAGTTTGTTGAAACGAGTACAACACAACAAAGCTGTTGTTGAATTTGCCATCAGTGACATGAAAAATATTGATACATTCAAAAAATCAATTACACAATTTACAGGGCTTAATTTTTCTGAAGTTGATATAAAAGATACAAGTATGCCTTGCTTATTATACAATTACGCCGTGGTGCTATATCACTCTCGATACTACTATCAATGTACAGTAGTATTAGAAAAGTTATTAACCTCTAAGAATATTAATGACACTAAACTGCATCATAGAATCATACTGCTATTGCTTGAAGCTACATTGTGCCGTAGAACATATGAAAAGACATTGGAAATAGCCAAAAATCATGGTGAACCCCTAAAGTCTAATAACGAAGTGAGTGATTTATATGAAAGGTTAGTTTGTAGAGCGCAGCTGTATCTCGGGCAAAAGGTTAACTTAAAGCCTGATTcaattgaaaacatatttattatagccCAACAGAAGTTTGTGAGTGGTGATACGATTGATTCAGCCAATACACTTGGCCAATATAAAGCAATGAAAttcaattatgatttaaaaactcAAGGAGAAGATATTTGGGCTGCTATCAATAACAACCTTGGTGTTATATATTTGTCtataaaaaaaccatttttGGCCACAAAATACTTTCAACACGCTGTCAAAGAGCACTTCAGGGCCATGGAAAGTGAGGACAGTGAAATGTTGATAGCATGTAAGGACAGACCActatatgtgtataatttagGGTTAGCATTGTTAGCTGCTAATAACTCAGAAGGAGCATTTGAGTGCTTAGTAGAGGCCGCTCGTCACTATCCAAATAATCCTCGGATATGGCTGAGATTGGCAGAGTGCTGTGTCAGGAAATGCTGTAATGAAGAAGCACAACAGTTTACAGTCAAGAAACTAGGTAGTGGTCCACATACAAGAATTCTTCTTTCAAAAGAAAATAAGGAGAAATATTCAACTTCTGGTGAATCATTTGCTATTCCTTCACTTTCGCTAGAATTTGCCGCCCTTTGTTTGAGAAATGCAATAAGTTTACTCCCCGATCAGGAAACGGTATCAGACACTAGTACAGCTTCAATTCAAGCACCTCCGGGCCCCCCTATAAACTGGAAACAGAGGTGTGACCTGAAGAATTCAATCTTAGTCCTCCAGAGTTACATATTTCTTCATTTGCAAGATCCTTTATCAGCTCTAATGAGTGCAAATGAATTATTGAATCAATCAGATGCAACAACTTGTCAGAAGGCATGGGCACACATTTATGCTGCCGAAGCATTGATAAACTTAGACAAAATAACAGATGCCGTGGATCACTTGCATCCTCCTATGATTCATGATCTGGTTTCAGTCCTACCATCACAAATGAGAGATATGATTGCTGTTTCGGTTTGGGCTAAAGCAGCTGTTTGTCATATATTAAGGGGAGATTTAATTACAGCaagaaaaattttattacaaatcaatTCACCAAGAGTCCTGCCACTACAAATGTATTTGGAAATTTGCACAGGGAATATTGAAAATTGTCATACAATATTGCGAAAGATTCGCATATCTAACACATCTTAA
- the LOC125071784 gene encoding CCR4-NOT transcription complex subunit 10 isoform X2, whose translation MANSKDEPAFLAHQCYLKKDYAGAMQHLNEFAISDMKNIDTFKKSITQFTGLNFSEVDIKDTSMPCLLYNYAVVLYHSRYYYQCTVVLEKLLTSKNINDTKLHHRIILLLLEATLCRRTYEKTLEIAKNHGEPLKSNNEVSDLYERLVCRAQLYLGQKVNLKPDSIENIFIIAQQKFVSGDTIDSANTLGQYKAMKFNYDLKTQGEDIWAAINNNLGVIYLSIKKPFLATKYFQHAVKEHFRAMESEDSEMLIACKDRPLYVYNLGLALLAANNSEGAFECLVEAARHYPNNPRIWLRLAECCVRKCCNEEAQQFTVKKLGSGPHTRILLSKENKEKYSTSGESFAIPSLSLEFAALCLRNAISLLPDQETVSDTSTASIQAPPGPPINWKQRCDLKNSILVLQSYIFLHLQDPLSALMSANELLNQSDATTCQKAWAHIYAAEALINLDKITDAVDHLHPPMIHDLVSVLPSQMRDMIAVSVWAKAAVCHILRGDLITARKILLQINSPRVLPLQMYLEICTGNIENCHTILRKIRISNTS comes from the exons ATGGCAAACTCCAAAGACGAGCCAGCTTTCCTTGCTCATCagtgttatttgaaaaaagactACGCAGGTGCAATGCAACATTTAAA TGAATTTGCCATCAGTGACATGAAAAATATTGATACATTCAAAAAATCAATTACACAATTTACAGGGCTTAATTTTTCTGAAGTTGATATAAAAGATACAAGTATGCCTTGCTTATTATACAATTACGCCGTGGTGCTATATCACTCTCGATACTACTATCAATGTACAGTAGTATTAGAAAAGTTATTAACCTCTAAGAATATTAATGACACTAAACTGCATCATAGAATCATACTGCTATTGCTTGAAGCTACATTGTGCCGTAGAACATATGAAAAGACATTGGAAATAGCCAAAAATCATGGTGAACCCCTAAAGTCTAATAACGAAGTGAGTGATTTATATGAAAGGTTAGTTTGTAGAGCGCAGCTGTATCTCGGGCAAAAGGTTAACTTAAAGCCTGATTcaattgaaaacatatttattatagccCAACAGAAGTTTGTGAGTGGTGATACGATTGATTCAGCCAATACACTTGGCCAATATAAAGCAATGAAAttcaattatgatttaaaaactcAAGGAGAAGATATTTGGGCTGCTATCAATAACAACCTTGGTGTTATATATTTGTCtataaaaaaaccatttttGGCCACAAAATACTTTCAACACGCTGTCAAAGAGCACTTCAGGGCCATGGAAAGTGAGGACAGTGAAATGTTGATAGCATGTAAGGACAGACCActatatgtgtataatttagGGTTAGCATTGTTAGCTGCTAATAACTCAGAAGGAGCATTTGAGTGCTTAGTAGAGGCCGCTCGTCACTATCCAAATAATCCTCGGATATGGCTGAGATTGGCAGAGTGCTGTGTCAGGAAATGCTGTAATGAAGAAGCACAACAGTTTACAGTCAAGAAACTAGGTAGTGGTCCACATACAAGAATTCTTCTTTCAAAAGAAAATAAGGAGAAATATTCAACTTCTGGTGAATCATTTGCTATTCCTTCACTTTCGCTAGAATTTGCCGCCCTTTGTTTGAGAAATGCAATAAGTTTACTCCCCGATCAGGAAACGGTATCAGACACTAGTACAGCTTCAATTCAAGCACCTCCGGGCCCCCCTATAAACTGGAAACAGAGGTGTGACCTGAAGAATTCAATCTTAGTCCTCCAGAGTTACATATTTCTTCATTTGCAAGATCCTTTATCAGCTCTAATGAGTGCAAATGAATTATTGAATCAATCAGATGCAACAACTTGTCAGAAGGCATGGGCACACATTTATGCTGCCGAAGCATTGATAAACTTAGACAAAATAACAGATGCCGTGGATCACTTGCATCCTCCTATGATTCATGATCTGGTTTCAGTCCTACCATCACAAATGAGAGATATGATTGCTGTTTCGGTTTGGGCTAAAGCAGCTGTTTGTCATATATTAAGGGGAGATTTAATTACAGCaagaaaaattttattacaaatcaatTCACCAAGAGTCCTGCCACTACAAATGTATTTGGAAATTTGCACAGGGAATATTGAAAATTGTCATACAATATTGCGAAAGATTCGCATATCTAACACATCTTAA
- the LOC125071786 gene encoding WSCD family member AGAP003962: MSRRLTFLLAVMVVLIYFSLIVFMLRPLQGAKSYYGNNLINHLGLRETPRVNWCKQLHRRSPPSPNVVALVSYPGSGNTWLRYLLQQVTGIVTGSVYMDYGLRMHGFPAENVTDGSVLVVKTHEAPPIEVDKFKSAILLIRNPRDAILADFNRLHKGHIGTAPKSAFKKSNKYKNSDWSTYVFNQLSTWETLHRLWLKRFLGPVHIVFYEILVRDTRRTLQEILNFLNHTVTEDDMNCAVANREGIYRRKKKYHDFEPFSPEMYSAINKVRYRVLRLVSDFRKKQNYTGLYHR, translated from the exons atgtcTAGGAGACTAACGTTTCTTCTTGCTGTGATGGTggtattaatttacttttcgttaattgtgtttatgttacgtcccttgcaAGGAGCTAAAAGTTATTacggaaataatttaataaatcacctTGGTTTACGAGAAACACCCAGGGTGAATTGGTGTAAACAGCTGCATCGGCGTTCTCCACCGTCTCCAAATGTGGTAGCTCTTGTGTCATACCCTGGGAGTGGAAATACGTGGTTAAGATACCTACTGCAACAGGTTACAg GAATTGTAACAGGTTCTGTATATATGGATTATGGTCTTCGAATGCATGGTTTTCCAGCTGAGAATGTGACTGATGGATCAGTATTAGTTGTCAAAACTCATGAAGCTCCACCCATCGAAGTAGACAAATTCAAATCTGCTATACTCCTCATCAGGAACCCCAGAGATGCTATTTtg GCAGATTTTAATAGGCTACACAAGGGTCATATAGGAACAGCTCCAAAGTCGGCAttcaaaaaatctaataaatacaaaaattcag ATTGGTCGACATATGTATTTAATCAGCTGTCAACTTGGGAGACTCTCCATCGGCTGTGGCTTAAAAGGTTCTTGGGACCGGTACATATTGTGTTCTACGAGATCCTTGTCAGGGATACCAGGAGGACATTACAAGAGATTTTGAATTTTCTCAACCATACAGTAACTGAG GATGACATGAATTGTGCGGTAGCTAATCGGGAAGGAATTTACAGACGAAAAAAGAAATATCACGATTTTGAACCGTTTTCACCGGAAATGTATTCTGCAATAAATAAAGTTCGATATAGAGTTTTGCGTTTGGTTTCCGATTTTaggaaaaaacaaaactatactGGCCTATACCACAGATAA